GTTTGTAAAATTCCTTTAGGATCGTATTTTTTCTTTAAAGAATAAAATCTTTTGAGATTGTCTTTGGGAAAGTAGGATTCCATCACACGTTTGCGTAGTGTTGAGTCCTTAGCAAAGTAAAATCTACCTTTGTGTTTTAAAACAATTTCATCCATTTCATGACAAAGTGCCCAAAGTTTTTCTCTGTTTCCTTTCGTAACCGGAAAGTCCATAGCCATAGAATATCCATCAACCGCATGCGTTAATAGAAATGGATCTGGTTTGTGTTTTTTGAAAACGGATAGATAATTTACAATCCCTCGTTCTTGGCAAATGGTAAAGATTTCGCGGAATGCTTGTTTGGCGTTCTCTTTGGGGATAAAAACTTGGTATTGAATCATTGCCCCTGGTTTATAAACGAACTTCCAATTGGGAACATAGTCCAAAAGAAAAGCGTATTCCGCATGACCTTGGTAATATGCTTTATGATTTACGAGAATACTCGCAATACATTTCGCTAAATTGATAAGGCGCATTCCCAAATTAAAACTAAAGGGACGCATGAGGATCCACATCCATTTTTTAGGAATCAGATAAAACAAACGAGAAGGGAGGTGTTGTCTTTCTAGTAAACAGTTTCCAGGAAAATCAGGATCTTCTCCTTCTTTTAAGTTGGTGGCTTTGTGGATCTGGCCTCTTCCCATTGAATTTCCAGAAGCAAACGCATCGATCCAACCAACTAAATAATCGGATGATTTATATTGTTCTTCGAAGTAGGTGAATAGTTCATCAAAGTTTCTAACATACACCGGATCAATTTTCATCTTACCTGCGTAAATTGGTTTCATTTTGATTTGTACTGTTAAAAAACAACCTAACATTCCAAAGCCGGAAATAGCAGAATAAAATAGATCTGTATTTTTTTTAGGAGAACAAACCAGGATATCTCCTTTGGCAGTAAGAAATGTAAATTCTTTGATATGTTCGCCGATAGTTCCCACTTTGAAGTTGTTTTTTCCATGAATGTTCATAGAAAGTGCACCACCAAGGGTTGGCATCATGGTTCCTGAAACTACGGGAGGCCAATATCCGTTTTCAATTCCTGTTTCCCAGAGGTCTTTGATTCGCGCGCCAGATTGAACTGTCATCACACCGGTTTTTAAGTTAAAATCTAAAACCTTATTGAAATGAGTTAAATCTAAAACAATTCCATCAGTATTTGTGGATGCATCTCCGTAACTACAGCCACCACCACGTAACGCAACTTTGGTGCCTGTTTGGTTTGCCCATACAAAGAGTTCTTTGATTTCTTCTTCTGTCTCTGGACGAAATACAGGAGAAAGAGAAAAAGAACTCATCCCCCATGCTTCCACCTTTTCCTTTTTGGGAACCTTCACATCAGGAATGGATTTTGTTTTTTTTGCGACCATGTTATATACTCAGTTTTTTAAAAATGAAATTGGGAATGTTACGAATGATAAGACCAACGAGTGCCCAGATCCCGGGAACAAATGCTTCGTCTTTTCCGCTCGCCACAATGTTGCGAATTTTTTCTGCAGCATCTTCAGCCGTGATTGCTTTTAATAATCCTTTTTCAGGGAGTTCGAGACCCTTAGTCATTTCTGTAATGACAAATCCTGGTTTAATGGTTGTTACTTGGACATTGGATTCTGACAATCGGTTGCGAAGTGCCTCTAGGTATGTGTTGAGTCCCGCTTTGGAAGTATTGTAAACTGGATTTCCTTTACGACCCCTTTCCCCAGCAATGGACGAGATTCCCACAATTTTACCAGACTTTTGTTTTGTAAAATAAGTAGCTACGGGATTTAGGAAAGCAACGGCACCTAAAAGATTTACATTTAACATTTCCAAATCTTTTGTCGTATTGTATTCGTTAGGAGAGATTTCAGGCATTACACCAGAGGCAAAATACACTTCGTCCACTTTGCCAAGTAACGAGACGGCTTTTTGAAATGTTTTTTCAGCTGTGGAAAATTTAGTCACATCAAAGACCAAAGGAAAGGCTCTTTTCTCTTTTCCTAAATTGGCTTTTTTGGCTATGGACTCTAGGGACTTTTCCCTTCTTGCCAAAAGAACCACGGAATTCCCCGCGTTCAATTCAGCTTCTGCTATGGCTTTTCCGATCCCACTCGAGGCACCGACGATGATTATTTTTTTCCCCATGTTTACGTTTTTTTGGTTTAATCGAATCTGGCAAGTGGTTTCAATAGAGTTGTGCCCGTAAATGAGAGAATCCTGATTGATGGGATGAATCTGATGT
The sequence above is drawn from the Leptospira sp. WS4.C2 genome and encodes:
- a CDS encoding FAD-dependent oxidoreductase, whose amino-acid sequence is MVAKKTKSIPDVKVPKKEKVEAWGMSSFSLSPVFRPETEEEIKELFVWANQTGTKVALRGGGCSYGDASTNTDGIVLDLTHFNKVLDFNLKTGVMTVQSGARIKDLWETGIENGYWPPVVSGTMMPTLGGALSMNIHGKNNFKVGTIGEHIKEFTFLTAKGDILVCSPKKNTDLFYSAISGFGMLGCFLTVQIKMKPIYAGKMKIDPVYVRNFDELFTYFEEQYKSSDYLVGWIDAFASGNSMGRGQIHKATNLKEGEDPDFPGNCLLERQHLPSRLFYLIPKKWMWILMRPFSFNLGMRLINLAKCIASILVNHKAYYQGHAEYAFLLDYVPNWKFVYKPGAMIQYQVFIPKENAKQAFREIFTICQERGIVNYLSVFKKHKPDPFLLTHAVDGYSMAMDFPVTKGNREKLWALCHEMDEIVLKHKGRFYFAKDSTLRKRVMESYFPKDNLKRFYSLKKKYDPKGILQTDLYKRVFLT
- a CDS encoding SDR family NAD(P)-dependent oxidoreductase; the protein is MGKKIIIVGASSGIGKAIAEAELNAGNSVVLLARREKSLESIAKKANLGKEKRAFPLVFDVTKFSTAEKTFQKAVSLLGKVDEVYFASGVMPEISPNEYNTTKDLEMLNVNLLGAVAFLNPVATYFTKQKSGKIVGISSIAGERGRKGNPVYNTSKAGLNTYLEALRNRLSESNVQVTTIKPGFVITEMTKGLELPEKGLLKAITAEDAAEKIRNIVASGKDEAFVPGIWALVGLIIRNIPNFIFKKLSI